Below is a window of Ornithodoros turicata isolate Travis chromosome 7, ASM3712646v1, whole genome shotgun sequence DNA.
GCAGAGCGGAGTCAAACTCTCGAAGTTGCAGCTTCAAACCTTCTCAGGCGAGTTGACAAACTGGATATCTTTTTGGAGCAGTATCGTACGGCAGTTGATGAGAACGCAAGGTTGACGAAGAGTGAGAAATTTCAATACTTGAGGACCTTGGTTGAAAGGAGATGCAGCATCAGCTATTCGAGGTCTACAGGCAACTGCGGCGTGCTATGACGATGCTATAGACATACTGAAGCAGCGTTTTGGGAATACAACCCGGATAGAACGTGAGCACCTGTCAAGGTTACAAAAACTCCCACCAGTGAAGTCGACGGAAGATGTCGTGGGACTTCGAGCACTTTACGATCATGTCCAGGCCCACATGAGAGGACTTCGAGCGTTAGAAGTAACAAAGGGGAGTTATGCTTCCATGATGGTGGACATCCTTTTGTCGGCGCTTCCAGAAGCCCTAGTCATAGACTACCAAAGGAGGACAGTACATGACGCCATGCGGTCAGAAAGTTTCGAAGCCAACCAGGATGGACAAGGAGCAGCTCAGTCAGAATCGACCGTAGAAACAGAGACAAAAGGACTGGAAGAGTTAAAAAAGTTGCTTATATACTTGCGAGTAGAACTAAAGTTCTAAAGTTAGAACTAAAGGTAGCAACTAAAATTCGCCGTGACAGCTATCCCGATGAGCGCCCCAAAGGAAAAAGAACTGGAGGTATGACGACTGGAGCTGTGTTGTACGCTGGACTTGAGCAGCCTGGCGAAAAAAGGAACTGCTTTTTCTGCAGTGCCGCAGATCACAGCACCGAGGACTGCAAAGCAGACTTTACCCTAGCGGAAAGGTTCAAGAAACTGGCCAAAGGTATGAGGTGCTATCGTTGTACCAAGAAGGGTCATCGGTCAAAGGACTGCCGAGTAAAAGTGGAATGCAGTAAGTGTCGAAGACGACATGCGTCATCGGTTTGTGACCCGTCTAGACAACCGGTAGAAAATGCTCTGGTCAGTGAAGTGGTTACCACGACGAGCGTCTCTACAACAAACAATCCACAACAGTGCGAGAGAGCAAGAGTAATGCTGCAAACGTTCCGTGCCTGGGCATCGTCGGACAGCGAATGCGCTTACCTGAGAGGCATATTCGACGGAGGAAGCCAGCGCACATTTATACGTAATGACATAGCCCGCAGGCTTAAGCTGCCACTAATTGGGCAAACAACGCTTCAGCTCAACACTTTCGCAGGCGATGCCAGTCGGGACAATATTCTAAAGTGCAAAGTTGTCGAAGTTCGGCTAAGAAGTCAGTTCGCACCAAAGGAGTATGTGGTTCGCGCAACCACCATTGACTTCATTTGTAAGGACCTCGAAGAAACTCCTGCCAGTAACGAATTCGTGTCTTCTGTGCGTGTCCACGGCAACTTCATCGCCGATGACCTCTTATTCCCTAATGTACGGAGTGAAGGCGAAATAGGACTACTCATCGGATGCGACGAGCTCTGGAAGTTGGTCTCAGGAGAAGTCAAGAGATGCAAGAGTGACGGAAGACTGGTTGCAGTAGAATCCGTTTTCGGATGGACCTTTCAGGGGCCAACCACGGTGACCAGCTACAGTACTACAGACAGTTCAACGACAGCTGTGTGCATACTGAAGGTTGGTGTGGGCACTTCTGATGACGACATTCTGAAACGTTTCTGGGAACTGGATAATCTAGGAATATCCCAGGAGCCTGACAGTAAACAGGAACACAACGCAGAGGTTCTGGAGGACTTCATACAGAAGTTGGAAAGGAGGAACGGCCGTTATGAGGTTGCGCTGCCATGGAAGATGGGCCTGAGTGCGCTAGAAGATacccaggcagaaatctggaatgggaccatttcaaaatggtttaacgaactggtcccactctggttattgtcccactctggtcccacccTAGTAATGGTCCTACTCTGGTCCCACTTGCCAAGTGGTCCCAtgggggaccagttcgttaaaccacttcagaatgggaccactctggagtgggaccacttcaaagtggtttattggacaggtcccactttgagtgtccCACGTAGTgagtgggaccagttgaaagtggaaccagcttcacgatgggcccacttgaactggaaccagtggaattgatccagtggtcccctttgctaagtggtccgggatccggccacttagcagctggggccactgaatgcatgactgaaaataatgcgtagaaatgcacatattgctcaagtaaataccgtttattctgctaaaagcatacacagagcagaaagaaataatcaatacatctctacatgttcatactacgcagtataagtctgatcacttactgtgtcttgacaaagcatatgcctgactgtgcgatgcactcacggaccacagggagctttcgttcgttggccacctcacatcttgtattttcttagagaagatgacacatgacactcctgttttccatgcaggtcgcgacacccccttcctcttcaccgtacgttcggaatcttcttatcctgtttctcttcaagttcctcctaagtttctaaaatgaaacgtctatttaatagtaatcaaaacatcacggtcatcgctcatacctgcaaacattcccgacgtgcagtccgattgacgtttcacagtgcgttttgcccctacgccgtttaggtcttcttggcgtcaaaactcttctgggaaatcgacaatgtgttgcacaggaactattgtcatcgcattgtcttacaaagcccactaaaacacacgtaaatactgcacaggagatacaccatccttgcgacggcaactgaagaccaaaccaacttgctgcgacgcgttCAAGCTCCAACTGCCATGCCGCCATGCCACCTGCCCCACTCTCGCctctctcgccctctcctctccctctcggctctcgccgtttgaagtttgaatttgtagccgccgtagcgtcttcacattgcatcagcctctgcagttaccctttcttttcttttttttttcgttctctttcttctagttatttagcttaatttttgttgttgttgagatgtattttttacctttctctggcacttaatatgttatgatatgcaccttcagatgggaatatgtgctcgaattggagttacagggatacagcatatatttgatcgcagacgcacgcacctggataaacagcaataaaaagagatcatgcatgtgctaaaatagatcagagtaatagatcaaacaaaaccagaaggatatatggcaagtgtggacaagatgaaatctcaaaggggaaagctgggaagctgcccaacttggagtctcaagtgaccattctgggaacaaaatggtacctgtgaggctccag
It encodes the following:
- the LOC135400377 gene encoding uncharacterized protein LOC135400377, which encodes MTTGAVLYAGLEQPGEKRNCFFCSAADHSTEDCKADFTLAERFKKLAKGMRCYRCTKKGHRSKDCRVKVECSKCRRRHASSVCDPSRQPVENALVSEVVTTTSVSTTNNPQQCERARVMLQTFRAWASSDSECAYLRGIFDGGSQRTFIRNDIARRLKLPLIGQTTLQLNTFAGDASRDNILKCKVVEVRLRSQFAPKEYVVRATTIDFICKDLEETPASNEFVSSVRVHGNFIADDLLFPNVRSEGEIGLLIGCDELWKLVSGEVKRCKSDGRLVAVESVFGWTFQGPTTVTSYSTTDSSTTAVCILKVGVGTSDDDILKRFWELDNLGISQEPDSKQEHNAEVLEDFIQKLERRNGRYEVALPWKMGLSALEDTQAEIWNGTISKWFNELVPLWLLSHSGPTLVMVLLWSHLPSGPMGDQFVKPLQNGTTLEWDHFKVVYWTGPTLSVPRSEWDQLKVEPASRWAHLNWNQWN